From Glycine max cultivar Williams 82 chromosome 11, Glycine_max_v4.0, whole genome shotgun sequence, the proteins below share one genomic window:
- the LOC100801688 gene encoding uncharacterized protein LOC100801688, with protein sequence MPNSKNNRNGHGEPHRREKLTKKSSSFYGHSSPPSMSGEPIRRPKTVPDLLSERHRAALATPATDVVPKQPPKLLLKVTPMGSLGPVQVVMTPESTVGDLVAVTVRQYVKEGRRPILPSNDPSHFDLHYSQFSLQSLDREEKLMDIGSRNFFLCPRKCGGNGDEGSGTTPFGSCSREADKTNKGGAFGWLRFMDFSR encoded by the exons ATGCCTAATTCGAAGAACAACCGTAACGGACACGGCGAGCCTCACCGCCGCGAGAAATTGACAAAGAAATCGTCGTCCTTCTACGGTCACTCATCGCCGCCTTCCATGTCCGGCGAACCGATCCGGCGGCCGAAGACGGTGCCGGATCTTTTGTCGGAGAGGCACCGCGCGGCTTTAGCGACGCCGGCGACGGATGTTGTGCCAAAACAGCCGCCAAAGTTGTTGTTGAAGGTTACTCCCATGGGAAGCTTGGGACCGGTGCAGGTTGTGATGACGCCGGAATCGACGGTCGGAGATTTAGTGGCGGTGACGGTGAGGCAATACGTGAAGGAAGGTCGCCGGCCAATTTTACCGTCGAACGACCCTTCGCACTTCGACCTCCATTATTCTCAGTTCAGCCTACAAA GTTTGGATAGGGAGGAGAAGCTGATGGATATTGGATCGAGAAACTTTTTTCTGTGTCCGAGGAAGTGTGGTGGTAATGGGGACGAGGGTAGTGGAACGACGCCGTTTGGTTCGTGTTCAAGAGAGGCTGACAAAACGAACAAGGGTGGCGCGTTTGGTTGGTTAAGGTTCATGGATTTCTCTcggtaa
- the HDT2 gene encoding histone deacetylase HDT1: protein MDAPMEFWGVEVKVGQTVTVDPMDPVDSYIHISQVALGEAKKEKPNESVVLYLKVGEQKIVLGTLSRDGIPHLSLDLVLDSDSELSHTSKSASVFFCGYRVLTGGNNASDFSDSEEDEELALEGQDNDEGAKVTKPSKPVPKIGAPAKTADPKKDEGDDSDDESDDDLAGEDEFGSSDEMDDDSDSDEESDEETPAKKVDQGKKRPNESAAKTPVSAKKAKTATPEKTNGKKNVHVATPHPSKKGGKTPNSTKGQSPSSAGQLSCASCKKSFTNEVGLQQHKKAKHGGQ from the exons ATGGATGCACCAATGGAGTTTTGGG GTGTTGAGGTTAAGGTTGGTCAGACCGTGACAGTTGACCCAATGGATCCTGTGGATTCATACATACACATATCTCAGGTTGCGCTCGGAGAGGCGAAAAAGGAGAAACCTAATGAGTCTGTGGTTTTGTATTTGAAAGTTGGTGAACAGAAGATTGTCTTGGGAACCCTTTCTAGGGATGGCATTCCTCATCTATCGTTGGATTTGGTTCTGGACTCCGATTCCGAGCTTTCCCACACTTCAAAAAGTGCCAGTGTCTTTTTCTGTGGGTACAGAGTACTAAC TGGCGGCAACAATGCTTCTGATTTTTCTG ATAGTGAAGAGGATGAGGAACTTGCATTGGAGGGTCAAGATAATG ATGAAGGTGCAAAGGTTACCAAACCTTCTAAACCTGTTCCCAAGATTGGTGCCCCAGCAAAAACAGCTGATCCTAAGAAAGACGAGGgtgatgattctgatgatgaatcGGATGATGATCTTGCTGGTGAAGATGAATTTGGAAGTTCCGATGAG ATGGATGATGACAGCGATAGTGATGAGGAGAGTGATGAAGAGACCCCTGCTAAGAAG GTGGATCAGGGCAAGAAGAGACCAAATGAGTCTGCAGCAAAAACTCCTGTTTCTGCCAAGAAAGCTAAAACTGCTACTCCTGAAAAGACTA ATGGTAAGAAAAATGTACATGTAGCAACTCCCCATCCTTCGAAGAAAGGTGGAAAGACACCCAACAGTACAAAAGGCCAGTCTCCCAGTTCTGCTGGACAACTATCTTGCGCAAGTTGTAAAAA GTCTTTCACCAACGAAGTCGGTCTGCAACAACATAAGAAGGCTAAGCATGGTGGTCAGTGA
- the LOC100802752 gene encoding glucomannan 4-beta-mannosyltransferase 2 codes for MVESQPKFFIPDSINGVNFDVAAQIKMVWEVMKAPLIVPLLNLAVYISLAMALMLFMERVYMGIVIILVKLFWKKPHQRYKFEPLQDDEELGNSNYPVVLVQIPMFNEKEVYKVSIGAACNLSWPADRLVIQVLDDSTDPTVKQMVEMECQRWASKGINIVYQIRETRGGYKAGALKEGLKRNYVKHCEYVAIFDADFRPEPDFLRRSIPFLVGNPDIALVQARWRFVNSDECLLTRMQEMSLDYHFTVEQEVGSATHAFFGFNGTAGIWRIAAINEAGGWKDRTTVEDMDLAVRASLRGWKFLYLGDLQAKSELPSTLRAFRFQQHRWSCGPANLFRKMVMEIVRNKKVRFWKKVYVIYSFFFVRKIIAHMVTFFFYCVVIPLTILVPEVHVPIWGAVYIPSVITILNSVGTPRSIHLLFYWILFENVMSLHRTKATFIGLLEYGRANEWVVTEKLGDSVNNNKNKSGDAAKKNNAIKATPKKTRSKFVERLNLLELGFAAFLFVCGCYDYVHGKHNYFIYLFLQTLTFSIVGFGYVGTIV; via the exons ATGGTTGAATCTCAGCCCAAGTTCTTCATCCCGGACTCAATCAACGGCGTGAATTTCGACGTAGCGGCGCAGATTAAGATGGTGTGGGAAGTGATGAAGGCGCCACTGATCGTGCCTCTGCTGAACCTGGCAGTGTACATTAGCCTCGCCATGGCGCTCATGCTCTTCATGGAGAGGGTCTACATGGGCATTGTCATCATCCTCGTCAAGCTCTTCTGGAAGAAGCCACACCAGCGCTACAAGTTCGAGCCACTCCAAGACGACGAGGAACTCGGCAACTCTAATTACCCCGTCGTGCTTGTCCAGATTCCAATGTTCAATGAGAAAGAG gTGTACAAGGTGTCGATTGGAGCAGCTTGTAATCTTTCATGGCCTGCGGATCGTCTCGTCATCCAAGTGCTTGATGATTCTACTGACCCTACCGTCAAG CAAATGGTGGAGATGGAATGCCAGAGATGGGCAAGTAAGGGCATAAACATAGTGTACCAAATCAGAGAAACAAGAGGAGGGTACAAAGCGGGTGCTCTAAAAGAAGGCCTAAAACGTAACTATGTGAAACACTGTGAGTACGTGGCAATTTTCGATGCAGATTTCAGGCCAGAGCCAGATTTTCTCAGACGTTCCATTCCTTTCTTGGTGGGCAACCCCGACATTGCTCTTGTTCAAGCTCGTTGGAGAtttg TGAATTCTGACGAGTGCTTATTGACAAGAATGCAAGAGATGTCCCTGGATTACCATTTCACAGTAGAGCAAGAAGTTGGATCAGCCACTCATGCTTTCTTCGGTTTCAACG GAACTGCTGGTATTTGGAGAATAGCTGCTATCAACGAAGCTGGTGGGTGGAAAGACAGAACAACAGTGGAAGATATGGACCTTGCTGTTCGTGCTAGTCTTAGGGGATGGAAATTTTTGTACCTTGGTGACCTCCAG GCCAAAAGTGAGCTTCCCAGTACTTTGAGAGCCTTCAGATTCCAGCAGCACAGATGGTCATGTGGTCCTGCTAATTTGTTCCGCAAAATGGTGATGGAGATTGTGAGGAACAAG AAAGTTAGGTTTTGGAAGAAAGTGTATGTTATATACAGCTTTTTCTTTGTTCGCAAAATCATCGCCCACATGGtcaccttcttcttctactgTGTTGTGATTCCCCTTACAATCTTGGTCCCAGAGGTTCATGTTCCAATCTGGGGAGCTGTTTATATTCCTTCTGTCATCACCATTCTCAATTCAGTTGGAACACCAAG GTCCATTCACCTTCTGTTCTATTGGATCCTCTTTGAGAATGTGATGTCTTTGCACCGTACCAAGGCAACATTTATAGGTCTCTTAGAGTATGGGAGGGCTAATGAATGGGTTGTGACTGAAAAACTTGGTGACTCTgtcaataataataagaataaatcaGGAGATGCTGCCAAGAAGAATAATGCCATCAAGGCCACCCCCAAAAAGACTCGATCCAAATTTGTTGAAAG ACTTAATTTACTGGAGTTGGGATTTGCTGCCTTCCTCTTCGTATGTGGATGCTATGATTATGTTCATGGGAAACACAACTACTTCATCTACCTCTTCCTTCAGACCTTAACATTCTCAATTGTAGGATTTGGCTACGTTGGCACCATCGTGTAA